Proteins from one Triticum aestivum cultivar Chinese Spring chromosome 7A, IWGSC CS RefSeq v2.1, whole genome shotgun sequence genomic window:
- the LOC123150898 gene encoding alcohol-forming fatty acyl-CoA reductase produces MVISEMDAAQVAAYFRGKNILITGATGFLGKVLLEKILRIQPDVTRLFLLVRATDDESARQRVQTEVTGREIFQVLREKHGKGFEDFIEEKVCPLAGDVMYEDFGLDTAKLKEVSKVVDIIVNGAATTNFYERYDVSFDTNVLGAKQICALANKCTKLKMLLHVSTAYVCGEQEGLILEKPFMMGDTLREGTHLDIESELNLIKHTQMELKANCATDKAERKTMKELGLKRARHFGWPNTYVFTKAMGEMLLGHLRGDLPVVVIRPSIITSILNEPLPGWMEGVRTIDSVFLGYAKQALKFFLVDPNTIMDVIPGDMVVNSMMVAMLAHSEEQAQTIYHVTSSMSNPASYTTLRESAHRYFVDNPPRGENGEPIQLKEMRFFSTVARLRMYMVIKYKLPLEILHLVNVGLCGVFSGRYNELSGKYRLAMHLIELYAPYTLFKGRFDDMNLEKLRKAMEQNSDGGEYYFDFDPKKINWDDYFYMVHFPGVLNYLA; encoded by the exons ATGGTGATTAGCGAAATGGATGCTGCTCAGGTCGCAGCATACTTCAGGGGCAAGAATATCCTCATCACCGGCGCAACTGGGTTCCTTGGAAAAG TGCTCTTGGAGAAGATACTGAGGATCCAGCCTGATGTCACGAGGCTCTTCCTCTTGGTTCGAGCCACCGACGACGAATCGGCAAGGCAGAGGGTCCAGACTGAG GTAACAGGGAGGGAGATCTTCCAAGTTCTCAGAGAAAAGCATGGCAAGGGTTTTGAAGATTTCATCGAAGAGAAGGTTTGCCCTTTGGCAGGAGACGTCATGTATGAGGATTTTGGACTAGACACTGCCAAGCTGAAAGAAGTGTCCAAGGTTGTAGACATCATCGTGAACGGAGCTGCGACTACGAATTTCTATGAAAG ATACGACGTATCGTTCGACACCAACGTCTTGGGAGCGAAGCAGATCTGTGCATTAGCAAACAAGTGCACCAAACTAAAAATGCTGCTCCACGTTTCAACTG CCTACGTATGTGGTGAACAAGAGGGACTAATACTAGAGAAACCATTCATGATGGGGGACACACTACGGGAAGGCACACACTTAGACATTGAATCTGAGCTAAATCTGATCAAACATACCCAGATGGAACTGAAAGCTAACTGTGCTACTGACAAGGCTGAGAGGAAAACCATGAAGGAACTTGGCCTCAAGAG AGCGAGGCATTTCGGGTGGCCAAATACCTATGTGTTCACCAAGGCAATGGGCGAGATGCTGCTGGGGCACCTGCGAGGCGACCTTCCGGTCGTCGTCATCCGGCCGAGCATCATAACCAGCATCCTCAACGAGCCATTGCCTGGATGGATGGAAGGAGTCAG GACTATCGACTCGGTTTTCTTGGGTTACGCCAAGCAAGCCTTGAAATTCTTTCTAGTAGACCCCAATACCATAATGGACGTG ATTCCGGGGGACATGGTGGTAAACTCTATGATGGTGGCCATGCTGGCGCACTCAGAGGAACAAGCACAGACCATCTACCATGTGACATCGTCCATGAGCAACCCGGCCTCCTACACGACTCTCCGTGAGTCGGCCCACCGCTACTTCGTAGACAACCCGCCGCGAGGGGAGAACGGCGAGCCCATCCAGCTGAAAGAGATGCGCTTCTTTAGCACAGTTGCAAGGCTCCGCATGTACATGGTCATCAAGTACAAGCTCCCTCTTGAG ATCCTTCATCTGGTAAACGTAGGGCTATGTGGTGTTTTCTCAGGGCGCTACAACGAGCTCAGTGGAAAATACAGATTGGCCATGCATCTGATCGAGCTCTATGCGCCTTACACCTTATTCAAAGGGCG CTTTGATGACATGAACCTTGAGAAGCTGAGGAAGGCCATGGAGCAAAATAGTGATGGAGGAGAATACTACTTTGATTTCGATCCCAAGAAAATCAACTGGGACGACTATTTCTACATGGTTCACTTTCCTGGTGTGCTCAATTATCTGGCGTGA